The following coding sequences are from one Oncorhynchus nerka isolate Pitt River linkage group LG6, Oner_Uvic_2.0, whole genome shotgun sequence window:
- the si:ch211-161h7.8 gene encoding thiosulfate:glutathione sulfurtransferase isoform X2, with amino-acid sequence MDDSVVSYKQLKNMLSTHNIQLFDVRNQDEFMAGRIPDSVNIPLSQLEESLKLSPEHFQLQFEVKAPGKDDDNLVFHCQKGRRSAEALAIARQLGFNRVRHYQGGYSEWAAHEGK; translated from the exons ATGGATG attCGGTGGTGAGCTACAAGCAGCTGAAGAACATGTTGTCCACTCACAACATCCAGCTGTTTGATGTCCGCAACCAAGATGAGTTCATGGCTGGACGCATCCCGGACTCTGTAAACATCCCAT TGAGCCAGCTGGAGGAATCTCTAAAGCTGTCACCAGAGCACTTCCAGCTGCAGTTTGAGGTGAAGGCTCCTGGGAAAGATGATGACAACCTTGTCTTCCACTGCCAGAAGGGCCGGAGGAGCGCCGAAGCTCTAGCCATCGCCCGACAACTGGGCTTCAACAG gGTTCGGCACTATCAGGGGGGGTACAGTGAATGGGCCGCACATGAGGGAAAGTGA